From Carya illinoinensis cultivar Pawnee chromosome 5, C.illinoinensisPawnee_v1, whole genome shotgun sequence, one genomic window encodes:
- the LOC122309866 gene encoding loganic acid O-methyltransferase-like yields MEDEKTRALPESKAMNGGEGPCSYAQNSSYQRGVVEAAKIRINEAIANHFDIESHSTSLGPVFIADLGCSAGPNALIAVQNILEAIDLKYKSKGLDAQISEFLVFFNDHVSNDFNTLFKSLPPNRQYFAAGVPGSFYRRLFPKASLHFMHSSCALNWLSRVPRQVMDEASPAWNKGRIHYTNAPREVVEAYATWFAKDMESFLTARAQELVVGGLLALFVPAIPDVMSNSDTFTGTEMELLGSCLIDMVKVGLVGEAKVDSFNLPVYYTFPKELKALIERNEHFSIQRMEKLNNQKKHLSLPNPSMRSLYLRAVLEGEVAKHFGNEIMDDLFNRYTKKVAGSSFFLNPETDKSTIIFVLLKRKN; encoded by the exons CAG AGAGGAGTTGTGGAAGCTGCCAAAATAAGGATCAACGAGGCCATAGCCAATCACTTCGACATTGAGTCCCATTCTACTTCTCTAGGCCCAGTGTTTATAGCGGATTTGGGTTGTTCTGCAGGACCCAATGCCTTAATTGCAGTGCAAAACATATTAGAGGCCATTGATCTTAAATACAAATCAAAAGGACTAGACGCTCAGATCTCAGAATTCCTAGTGTTCTTCAATGACCACGTCTCCAATGACTTCAACACTCTCTTCAAATCCCTCCCACCCAACAGGCAATACTTTGCAGCTGGGGTGCCGGGTTCTTTCTACCGTCGCTTGTTTCCAAAGGCATCTCTTCATTTTATGCACTCCTCTTGTGCACTGAACTGGCTGTCGAGGGTCCCCAGACAGGTCATGGATGAGGCCTCTCCTGCATGGAATAAAGGGAGGATTCACTACACAAATGCGCCAAGGGAAGTTGTGGAGGCCTATGCAACTTGGTTTGCCAAGGACATGGAGTCCTTTCTGACAGCTAGAGCACAAGAGCTTGTTGTTGGAGGGCTATTGGCACTTTTCGTACCTGCCATCCCCGATGTCATGAGTAATTCTGACACATTTACGGGTACAGAGATGGAACTTCTAGGATCTTGCCTCATCGACATGGTCAAAGTG GGATTGGTCGGTGAAGCAAAGGTGGATTCTTTCAATTTGCCGGTTTATTACACCTTCCCCAAGGAACTGAAGGCATTGATAGAAAGAAATGAGCATTTCAGCATTCAGAGAATGGAAAAATTGAATAACCAGAAGAAGCATCTCAGCCTGCCGAATCCCTCAATGCGTAGTTTATACTTGAGAGCCGTATTGGAAGGAGAAGTTGCTAAGCATTTTGGGAATGAGATCATGGACGATTTGTTTAATAGATACACTAAAAAGGTTGCAGGGTCGTCCTTTTTCTTAAACCCAGAGACCGATAAATCCACTATAATCTTTGTCCTTCTAAAGCGAAAGAATTAA